The genomic DNA GCCTCGATCACCGCGCTGTCACGGGCGATGGCCACGCCCGCCACCGTGAACGCGTCGCCGGCCGAGAAAGCCTGCGTCGCCACCGGCTTGATGTCGCCCAGCGCGTGGCGCCAGCCGAGCGAACCGCGCGCCATGGCCTGCGCGCGACCCAGTTCGAAACCGGACGCGGCCCGCAGGCCCAGCGTGGTGAAGGTGGTCTCGGTGGTCTGGCCGCTGGCGTGCAGCGCGGCGGCGCCGCCGCTTTCTCGATAGCCGTCGGTGCGCAGGTTGACATAGGCCAGGTTGGCGAACGGTTCGAGCGCCACGGCCGCCGCCTCGATGCGGTACCCCAGGTCGATGAAGGCCTGCGCGGTGCGGCCGTCGTAGCCGGCCTTGAGGCGGTCGGCGAAGCCGGGCATGGCGACCGAGCGGCGCGTGGCGATGTCGTGCCAGCTGTAGGCCAGGCCGCCACGCAGGCCCAGCGCGCCCCATTGGCCGCCGCCGTAGGCGCCCAGGTGGTAGTTGTCGCTGTGCCCGGACGAGGCGCGATCGTTGGCGTCGAAATCGCTGCGGCTGTAGCCGGCCATCAGGCCGAGCCGCCAGGCATCGGCAACCGGCGCGTCGACCCCCATCAGGAAGCCGCCGGTCGAACTCTTGACACCCGCGGCATTGCCGTCGCCATCGATCCGGCTCCAGTTGCCCATGCCCTGGATCCAGCTGGCGGGCCCGCCGAGTCTGGCCGGCGCCAGCGGCGCGGCGCCGCCGAGCGCGGCCAGCAACGGCGCGGATCGCGCGCCGGCCGCGCCCGCCGCCGCGCGCAGGCGGTCGCTCATGGCGTCGCGCAGATAGCGGCTGTCCTGCAGCAGCACGGTCTTGGCCGAGGCGTGCATCTCGCCGGACAACCGATCGAAGCCGGCTTGCAACGCGCCCGCATCGTCCGGCAGGCGCACGATGGCGTCATAGAGCCCGTGTCCGCCGGCCAGGCCGATGCTGTCGATGGCCGTGGCCGTGGCGCGCTGGTTGCGCGTCGCGCCCTTTGACGCCATGCGGGTCTCGTTGCGCGACAGGTTCAGCGACACGCGGCCCGCGCCGTAGTCATACGCCAGGCTGGGCGTGAGGAAAGCGAAGTCGGACGACACGTTATCGAAGCGGCCGGACAGCGCGCCGTCCACCTCCATGATCGTGTAGCTGGCGCGCAGGCCATAGTTGCCGTTGGCGCCGATGTGCACCACCGAACCGCCATTGAGCGTGGCGTTGCCGGTGACGTGGACGCGGTCCGCGCTGCTGCCCGCGGGGTCGGCCTCGACCAGGTAGCGCCCGCCCGGCTGCACCACCAGGTCGCCATCGATGGTGAGCATGCCGATCGAATTGCCGGGCGACAGCGCGCCCCCGGCGGCCACGGTGATGGTCGACCCGGCGCCCGCGCCGAGGGTGCCATTGCCCCCCAGCACGCCGCCATCGGCCACCGTGAACGAACCGCCCAGCCGGCCGTTGACCGCCACCCGGCCGCCGTTGACGAGCGTGCGCCCGCTGAAGCCGGAACTGTCGCCCTTCAGGTCGAGGACGCCCTCGCCGGCCTTGATCAGGTCGCCGCTGCCCGCCAACAAACCGGTCAGGCCCAGCGTGGTGTTGGCGGCCACGTCAAAACCGCCCGACTGCGTCACGGTGATGGCGCGCGCCGTGTCGAACGACGCCGTGGTCGCCAGCATGCCGCCGCCCTCGAGCGCCAGGCCGCCGGCGGCCGCGCCGAGATTGGCGTCGCGCTCGACCTCCAGCGTGCCGCCCGTGATGCGCGTGCCGCCGCTGTAGGTGTTGGCGCCGCCCAGCGCCAGCGTGCCGGCGCCGGCCTTGGTCAGCGTCCTGCCGTTCCAGCCGCTCGCCGCGTTGGCGGCCTGGTCGGCCAGCGCCGCACCGACCGTGAAGCGATCCGAAGCGTTGGCCAGCGTGAACGTGCCGTGCGCCAGACTGTTGCCGGCGGTCCAGGTCAGGCCATAGCGGGCCAGGTACTGGCGGTTGTCCGGCGACTTGCGCGTATTGACGCTCAGGTAGTCCACCGCGCCGGCGGCGCCGCCGGCGCTGATCCGGGCGAAGTCGCCGCTGATGCCGTTGGTGGTGTCGATCAGCAGGACCTCCGCCGGACTGGTGCTGTAGATGCCGCCCAGCCGGAAGCTCACATCGGCCCCGAGCGTCACCGTGTCGGCGCGCAGCGCCGCGCCGCGCGTACCGGCCGTGAGATCCAGAATGGTGTGGTCGGCCATGCCGACGTTGCCCGCCACCCCCAGCGAGGCGGTCCCCTGCACCGCCAGCGTGCTGCCCGTGCCCGACACCCGCAGGTCGCCGGCCAGGCGGTTGGCGGCGCCGGTCGTCGCATCGCCATACTGCAGCGTCCCGCCCGTCACTTCGGCCGCGCCCCCCAGCTGGTTCAGCACCACCAGCCTGCCGCCCGACACCGCGGTCTTGCCCAGGAACGCGCCATTGTCGCCTGTCAGGCGGGTGGTGCCGGCGATCTGGTTCAGGCCGTGGGAGCCATTGCCCACGCTGGCGAGCCGCGTCGCGAATGCGTAGGCCGTGTCGCTATGATTGAAATTCACGGTGGCGTTGCCGGCGCCGAACAGGATATCGCCGGCGTTGAGCGTGCCCGCGCCCACGGCTGCCTGCCCCACCGGCGCGCCAATGTTGATCGTGCCGGAGGTCCGGTAGAACAGGAGCGAATCCTTCGCCAGCGAGACGCTCCCCGCGTTGCTGGCGCCGACGTTGACAACCCCGCCTTGCGCGATCGTCAGGCTGCCCGCGCCCGTCCCCACGCCGAATCCCAGCGTCATTGCGCCGCTGTTGTTCCAGGTGGAACCGGCGCCGCGGACGATGACATTGCCGCTGCCGCTCATGCTGCCCACGAAACTGTCGACGTTCGAGACGGTACCTGCCCCCTCGACCATCAGCGTGCCCTGGCCGTCGACATCGCCCACCCTGAGCTCGCGGGCGTTGGCCCAGGTCGAGCCGCGCCCCGACACCAGGACGGTGCCATTGCCATTCTGGAGACGGCCGATGACGCCATCGACGCTGCTCACGTAGCCCCCCGCCAGGATCGTTACCGCGCCGCGCCCGCCTTCCGACCCCACCAGCAGGGCCGCGCGATTGACCCAGCGCGACCCAGCATCGGAAATCGCCACGCTCGCCGTGTCGTTGCGCTGGGCGTCGACCGTGGCGAACTGGTTCGAGACCGTGCCGCTGTTGAAGATGCTCAGCTCGCCCGGCCCGCCACCGCCGACGAACAGGTTATCCGTCAGGGCCCAGGTCGAACCGGGATTGAACACGCTGACCCGGGCCGTGGCGCCCGGAACCACGCCGGCATCGATCCGCCCCTGCGCGGTGCCCAGGATGTTGAGGACCACAAGGGATCCGCCCGAGACCGTCGTGTTGCCGGCGAAGCGCGAATTGTCGCCCTGCAATTGCGTGGAGCCCGCGTAATGATTGAGCTCGTGCCGGCCCGCGCCCAAGCTGTTCAGCGCGGGCGTGAAGATCACGGGCCCGACCGAATTGAAGTTGAGCGCGCCGGCGCCGGCGCCAAAACGGATCTCCGACGCATCCACCCAGCCGGCGGTATCGGTGGCCACGCTGCCGGGCGCGGAGCCGATGTTGATGACGCCGGCAGCGCCGGGGTTGCGGCCCAGCTCGACCCGCCCCAGGCCATTCGTACCCACCGAGACCGCGCCGGAGTTGGCCAACGTCAGCGTGCCGTTGCCGCTGGCGCCGATGACCAGGCTGCCATTCATGACCCAGGACGCGCCCAGGCCCGAGACCTTCGCCGTCCCCACCCCGCCCGTCGTCAGCCCCAGCCAGCCGCTGGCGCTGCGCACGGGCGTCCCCGGGGGGGCGATCTGCAACGAACCGGACGCGGTATCGCCGACGACGAGGTCATTGGCATCGCCCCAGTTCACCACAGGCGTCACGTCACCCGTCACCGCCGCGCCGGCCAACGCCTGTGACACCGGCGTGCCGCAGGCCACCGTCAATGCGGCCGCCAGCGCCAAGCGCCTTGCCCGGCCCTTGCCCCGCCCGCGGGCATGCTCGCTGGCGACCTGCCACTGGCCCGTGCCCCGGTTCAGGACGATGCGATAGGTGCGATTCATGGGGCCTCTCTTTTCTCTTGTCATGGCCCGGCGCCGGCAGTGCCGGGGCGGGCGCGAATGGGTATCGAGGCCCCGCGCAAAGCGTCCGGCCCGCCAATTACAATTAGAAAAGTTCGGCGCGCCGCTGCATATCACTGAAACTGGGTAATTGAGCGGACGCAATCAAAGCGGAAAATGTCCGTCGACCCGGTGGCGGGCGATTGTTGATGCACCGCAACCGCGTCTATGCTCCATGCGAGCGTTTGTGAAATAAATATGACCGGTCATCAAACCACCCTCCCCGTTTGATTAAGATCTCGGCTTTTGCCGTTGGACACCCGCCGCCATGTCGGAACAGGAATTGAAACTGCACGTGCCCACGGCTTCGCGCCAGGCCGTGCTGCGAGAGATCAAGCAACGCGAGGCGACCCGCATCCGCCTGCATGCGATGTACTTCGACACGCCCGAGCGCGAACTGGCGCGGGCACGCATCGCCATCCGCCTGCGCCAGGAAGGCCGCGACTGGGTGCAGACCCTGAAGATGCCCGGCATCAACGCCATCACCCGCATCGAACTGAACCACCCGCGCCCGGGCCCCGTGCTCGACCTGTCGGTCTATGCCGGCACCGAGGTCGAAGCGGCGCTTGCCGCCATCAAGGGCGAACTCGGCCTGCGCTATGAGACCGACGTGCAGCGCATGCTGCGCAAGGTGCGCACGCGCTACGGCACCGTCGAACTGGCCTACGACACCGGCATCCTGCGCGCCGGCGCGCTGGAACTGCCGATCTCCGAACTTGAATTCGAACTGGTCTCGGGCCGCCCCGCCGCCATCTTCGCGGTCGCGCGCGGCTGGCAGCAGCGCCACAGCCTGGTGCTGGACCCGCGCAGCAAGTCCGAGCGCGGCGACGCGCTGGCGCAATTGGCGCAACGCCTGGCCGACGTCGACGCCGTCCCGGGCGACGACCTCGACAGCCGCCGCGCCCAGGCCATCGCCCTGTTCTGGGCGCCGCGCGGCGCCGCGTCCGTCAAGCTGCGCGAGGACATGACGGCGGCGCAGGCCATGGGCCGCATCGCCGCCGAATGCCTCGATCAGATCGCCCGCAACGCGGCCGTGCTGGCCGAAGTCGACACCGAAGGCGTGTACCGCGCCGGCAACTCCGAACACGTGCACCAACTGCGCGTCGGCATCCGCCGCCTGCGCTCGGCCTGGAAACTGTTCGATGGCTGGATCGGGCCAGTCCCCGACGCCATCATGCAGGGCGTGCGCGCCCACTTCGCCGCCTTCGGCGCCAACCGCGACCAGGACGTGCTGAACGAAACCGTGGCGCCCGCGCTGATGCGCGCCGGCATGCCGGTCATCCCGATGGAAGCCGCGCCGCCCGAACAGGACGCTCGCGCCATCGCCGGCGGCAAGGCCTTCCAGGCCTGGCTGCTGGAACTGCTGGAATGGAGCCTGGACGTGCCGCCCGCGCTGCCCGCCAGCGACGGACAGCCCATCGCCAACGGCGTGCCCAGCGACGCGGCACCCGAACCCGCCATCCGCCTGGAAGGCGGCATCGCCGGCCCCAGCGTCAAGCCCACCATCATCCCCATGCTGGCGCCCGAGCCCGATCCGCAGCAACTGCACAAGCAGTTGGCGCGGCGCCTGCATCGCTGGCACAGCAAGGTGGCCGACCAGGGCACCCAGTTCGCCACGCTCGACATCCCCACGCGCCACGAACTGCGCAAGCGCGGTAAGCGCCTGCGCTACAGCCTGGCCTTCGCCGAATCGCTGCTGCCCCCGAGCAAGCTGCGCGGCTACCGCAAGCTGCTGTCGCGGGTGCAGGACATCCTGGGCGAGATCAACGACCTGGCCGTCGCCAAGGACTACTACGAGTCGTGTACGGCCACGCATCCGCAGGCCTGGTTCGCGCTGGGCTGGATCAGCGCGCGCCTGGAGGAACTGGCGGTGGACGCGCAACGCGCCTTCGACGACCTGGCAAGCAGCAAGCCGTTCTGGAAATAAGGCGACGCGGTCCCTCGCGGACCATACTTGCGCCCGCCACAAACGCCGCGCCCCACGCCTGCGATGCAGCAGACGTGGGGCGCGGTGTTTTCAGCGCCGGGCGCGAGGCCCGTGCGGGTATCAGCGGGACGAATCAGTCGGCCAGCAAGGCTCCGGCGAATTCGTCGGCCACGAACGGCTGCAGGTCTTCCAGGCTTTCGCCCACGCCGATCCAGTACACCGGGATCGGCCTCACGCCCTGGCTGCCCGCCGCCACCGCCGCCAGCGTGCCGCCCTTGGCGGTGCCGTCCAGCTTGGTCACGACCAGGCCCGTCAGGTTGATGGCCGCGTCGAACGCGCGGATCTGCGCCAACGCGTTCTGGCCGGTGTTGCCGTCCACCACCAGCAGCACCTCGTGCGGCGCGGCCGGGTCGGCCTTGCCGATGACGCGGCGGATCTTCTTCAGTTCTTCCATCAGGTGCAGCTGGGTCGGCAGGCGGCCGGCCGTGTCCACCATCACCACGCCCATGCCGCGCGCGCGGCCGGCGTTGACCGAGTCGAACGCCACCGCCGCCGGGTCGCCGCCATCCTGCGAGATCACGGTAACGTTGTTGCGGCTGCCCCATTCGATCAGCTGCTCGCGCGCGGCGGCGCGGAACGTGTCGCCCGCGGCCAGCAGCACGCTGGCGCCCTGGCGCTGGAAGGTATGCGCCAGCTTGCCGATGGACGTCGTCTTGCCCGCGCCGTTGACGCCCGCGATCATCACCACCAGCGGCTGCGCGCGCTTCAGGTCGAAGGCGCGCTCCAGCGGACGCAGGTGGTCGGCCAGCAGCTGACGCAGCGCGGCCTTGACCTTGGCCGGGTCCTCGATGCGTTCTTTCTTGACCCGCGCGCGCAGCGCGGTCAGCAGCTTCTCGGTGGCTTCCAGGCCGGCATCGGCCATAATGAGCGCCGATTCGAGTTCCTCGAACAGGTTCTCGTCGACCTTGACGCCGACGAAAATGCCGCCAATGCTCTGGCCGGTGCGCGACAGGCCCTGCTTGAGCCGCGACAGCCAGGACGCCTTCTTGGGCGCGGCTTCCGGTTCGGGCGCGGCAGGGGCCGGCACAATGGCGGCGGGAGCCGGGGCGACGACCGGCGCCGACGGCGTTGCGGCGGGCTGCGAAACCGCCGGCGCGGGAGCCACTGGCTGCTGCGGCACGGGCGCCGCGGCGACCTGCGCGGACACGGGCGCCGAGGCCTGCGGCTGCGGCACCACGGCCGGCGACGGTTGCGGCACGCTGGCCGACGCCGGCGCGGGCACCTCGGCGGACGGCACCGGCAGGGTCACCTCGGGCGTCGCGACGGGCGCGAATTCGCGCGCCGGAACGGCGGGTTCGACGGGCTGGGCGGGGACCTCGGCCTCGGCTTGCGGCGCGATCCCGGCGTCCACCTGCTCCGGCGGCGGCGCGGGCTGGGCCGGCGCGGCGGGCGGAGGGGATTTTTTCTTGAAGAAGCGGCTAAACATGGGTAACAAGTATATTCGTATCGTCGGGGGCCAATACCGGCGCACCCCTATCGTCGTGCCCGACGTGGAGACGCTCCGCCCGACGCCCGACCGGGTGCGGGAAACGCTGTTCAACTGGCTCAACCACCTGTGGGGCGGCGAATTCGCCGACAAGCAGGTGCTGGATCTGTTCGCCGGCAGCGGCGCCCTGGGTTTCGAGGCGGCCTCGCGCGGCGTGGCGCATGTGCAGATGGTCGAACGCGACAAGACCGCCGCGTCCGCGCTGCGGACACTGCGCGACAAGCTCAAAGCCGACATGATACGCATCCACGTGGGCGATGCGATGCAGGTCGCCGAAAGAATGGATGCGTCCCGATTTGACCTCATCCTCCTGGATCCGCCCTTCGGGCAGGGCTGGCTGCCGCGCCTGTGGCCGATCCTGCCCGGCATCCTGGCCGAGGGCGGACTGGTCTACGTCGAGGCCGAAAGCCCCATCGAGCCCCCCGAAGGATTCGAGATCCTGCGCCAGGACAAGGCCGGGGCGGTCCACTACCATCTGCTGGAATTTGCTGCATTGCGCAAATAGATCAATAATCCGAGCTTCGGAGGATGGTGTACACCACTAATAACGGTACGGAGCTCGCATGATCATCGCTGTTTACCCCGGCACTTTCGACCCGCTGACCAGAGGCCACGAAGACCTGGTCCGCCGCGCCGCCACGCTTTTCGACAAAGTCGTGGTCGGCATCGCGCACAGCCGCAACAAGAAGCCCTTCTTCAGCATCGACGAGCGCGTGGACATCGCGCGCGAAGTGCTGGGGCACTATCCCAACGTGGAAGTGCAGAGCTTCGGCGGCCTGCTCAAGGACTTCGTGCGCGACCAGGGCGGGCGCGTGATCGTGCGCGGCCTGCGCGCCGTGTCCGACTTCGAATACGAATTCCAGATGGCCGGCATGAACCGCCACCTGCTGCCCGACGTCGAGACCCTGTTCATGACGCCGTCGGATCAATACCAGTTCATCTCCGGCACCATCGTGCGCGAAATCGCCCAGCTGGGCGGCGACGTCAGCAAATTCGTGTTCCCGTCGGTGGAACGCTGGCTGCAGGAAAAGGCCAAGGAACGCCGCGAGCAATCCTGGCCGGGCTGAGCGTCCCGCTCTCCGCCTCACCGAACCCTCCCGGAGGGCGCCTTGCGCGCCCTCCCTGCATTTTGGCTGTCCGCACCGGCGGGCCATGGGCAGGTCGGCGCCAGGGGCTTGTCCGGGCCGGCGCGGGCCCGGCAGTACAATTGCAGTATCCCTGCCGGATTCCGTTGCCCCTCCATCATGGCCCTGACCATCACCGAAGAATGCATCAATTGCGACGTTTGCGAGCCCCAGTGCCCGAACGACGCGATTTCCATGGGCGAGGACTACTACGTCATCGACCCTGACCGCTGCACCGAATGCGTCGGCCACCACGACGAGCCGCAATGCAAGGTGGTCTGTCCGGTCGAATGCATCGAACTGCATCCGCAATGGAAGGAAGGCCAGGAACAACTGATGGCCAAGTACCGCCGCCTGACCGGTGCCGCATGAGCGACACCGCGCAACCCGTCTTCGATCCCCCCGCCACCCGCCCCAACGCCCGCCGCGACCTGTCCGCCTCGGCGATCGCGGCCGGCCTGGTCGCCGTGCTGGTCAGCTTCGGCGGCACCGCCGTGCTGATGGTGCAGGCCGGCCATGCCGCCGGCCTGGACGCCGCCCGCATCGGTTCGTGGATCGGCTCGCTCAGCCTGGTGCTGGGCGTGGGCGGCGCGGCCTACAGCCTGCGCACCGGCCTGCCCATCGTCATGGCCTGGTCCACCCCCGGCGCCGCGCTGCTGGTCACCGCGCTGGCCGGCGTGCCTTTTCCCGAAGCCATCGGCGCCTTCGTATTGGCCGCCGCGCTGACGCTGGCCTGCGGCCTGTTCGGCTGGATCGATCCCATCCTGCGCCGCATTCCCGGCGAGGTGGCCGCCGCCATGCTGGCCGGCGTGCTGCTCAACTTCGGCATGGGCATCTTCACCAACGTCGGCAAGCAGCCGGCGCTGGTGCTGGCCATGTGCGCCGCCTACCTGGTGTGCCGGCGCTGGGCGCCGCGCTACGCGGTGCTGGTGGTGATGGCGGTGGCGGTGGCCATGGCCGCCGGCCTGGGCCTGATCCAGTTCGACCAGCTCGACTGGCACCTGACCGAATTCGTCTGGACCACGCCCGTCTTCAGCATGCAGGCCGCGGTCAGCCTGGGCGTGCCGCTGTTCGTGGTGGCGATGGCCTCGCAGAACCTGCCCGGCCTGGCCATCCTGCAAGCCGCCGGCTACCGCCCGCCGGCCTCGCGGCTGGTGGCCGCCACCGGTTTGCTCGGCCTGCTGGCGGCGCCGTTCGGCGCCCACAGCGTCACGCTGGGCGCGATCAGCGCGGCCATCTGCACGGGTCCCGAAGCGCATGCCGAGCCGTCCAGGCGCTACATCGCGGCGGCCACCTACGGCGTGAGCTATTTCGCGCTGAGCATCGTGGCCGGCGCGGTCGCGGTGTTCTTCCAGGCGCTGCCCGCCGCGCTGCTGGCAGCCTTGGCCGGGCTGGCGCTGCTGGGCACCATCATGGGCGGCATGGCCGCCGCCATGGCCAATCCGCAGCGGCGCGAAGCCGCGCTCATCACGCTGCTGGCAACGGCGTCGGGCTTCAGTTT from Achromobacter xylosoxidans includes the following:
- a CDS encoding autotransporter domain-containing protein; protein product: MNRTYRIVLNRGTGQWQVASEHARGRGKGRARRLALAAALTVACGTPVSQALAGAAVTGDVTPVVNWGDANDLVVGDTASGSLQIAPPGTPVRSASGWLGLTTGGVGTAKVSGLGASWVMNGSLVIGASGNGTLTLANSGAVSVGTNGLGRVELGRNPGAAGVINIGSAPGSVATDTAGWVDASEIRFGAGAGALNFNSVGPVIFTPALNSLGAGRHELNHYAGSTQLQGDNSRFAGNTTVSGGSLVVLNILGTAQGRIDAGVVPGATARVSVFNPGSTWALTDNLFVGGGGPGELSIFNSGTVSNQFATVDAQRNDTASVAISDAGSRWVNRAALLVGSEGGRGAVTILAGGYVSSVDGVIGRLQNGNGTVLVSGRGSTWANARELRVGDVDGQGTLMVEGAGTVSNVDSFVGSMSGSGNVIVRGAGSTWNNSGAMTLGFGVGTGAGSLTIAQGGVVNVGASNAGSVSLAKDSLLFYRTSGTINIGAPVGQAAVGAGTLNAGDILFGAGNATVNFNHSDTAYAFATRLASVGNGSHGLNQIAGTTRLTGDNGAFLGKTAVSGGRLVVLNQLGGAAEVTGGTLQYGDATTGAANRLAGDLRVSGTGSTLAVQGTASLGVAGNVGMADHTILDLTAGTRGAALRADTVTLGADVSFRLGGIYSTSPAEVLLIDTTNGISGDFARISAGGAAGAVDYLSVNTRKSPDNRQYLARYGLTWTAGNSLAHGTFTLANASDRFTVGAALADQAANAASGWNGRTLTKAGAGTLALGGANTYSGGTRITGGTLEVERDANLGAAAGGLALEGGGMLATTASFDTARAITVTQSGGFDVAANTTLGLTGLLAGSGDLIKAGEGVLDLKGDSSGFSGRTLVNGGRVAVNGRLGGSFTVADGGVLGGNGTLGAGAGSTITVAAGGALSPGNSIGMLTIDGDLVVQPGGRYLVEADPAGSSADRVHVTGNATLNGGSVVHIGANGNYGLRASYTIMEVDGALSGRFDNVSSDFAFLTPSLAYDYGAGRVSLNLSRNETRMASKGATRNQRATATAIDSIGLAGGHGLYDAIVRLPDDAGALQAGFDRLSGEMHASAKTVLLQDSRYLRDAMSDRLRAAAGAAGARSAPLLAALGGAAPLAPARLGGPASWIQGMGNWSRIDGDGNAAGVKSSTGGFLMGVDAPVADAWRLGLMAGYSRSDFDANDRASSGHSDNYHLGAYGGGQWGALGLRGGLAYSWHDIATRRSVAMPGFADRLKAGYDGRTAQAFIDLGYRIEAAAVALEPFANLAYVNLRTDGYRESGGAAALHASGQTTETTFTTLGLRAASGFELGRAQAMARGSLGWRHALGDIKPVATQAFSAGDAFTVAGVAIARDSAVIEAGLDLQVTPRTVLGLAYQGQLAGAARDHGVRANLAIRF
- a CDS encoding CYTH and CHAD domain-containing protein; its protein translation is MSEQELKLHVPTASRQAVLREIKQREATRIRLHAMYFDTPERELARARIAIRLRQEGRDWVQTLKMPGINAITRIELNHPRPGPVLDLSVYAGTEVEAALAAIKGELGLRYETDVQRMLRKVRTRYGTVELAYDTGILRAGALELPISELEFELVSGRPAAIFAVARGWQQRHSLVLDPRSKSERGDALAQLAQRLADVDAVPGDDLDSRRAQAIALFWAPRGAASVKLREDMTAAQAMGRIAAECLDQIARNAAVLAEVDTEGVYRAGNSEHVHQLRVGIRRLRSAWKLFDGWIGPVPDAIMQGVRAHFAAFGANRDQDVLNETVAPALMRAGMPVIPMEAAPPEQDARAIAGGKAFQAWLLELLEWSLDVPPALPASDGQPIANGVPSDAAPEPAIRLEGGIAGPSVKPTIIPMLAPEPDPQQLHKQLARRLHRWHSKVADQGTQFATLDIPTRHELRKRGKRLRYSLAFAESLLPPSKLRGYRKLLSRVQDILGEINDLAVAKDYYESCTATHPQAWFALGWISARLEELAVDAQRAFDDLASSKPFWK
- the ftsY gene encoding signal recognition particle-docking protein FtsY, which encodes MFSRFFKKKSPPPAAPAQPAPPPEQVDAGIAPQAEAEVPAQPVEPAVPAREFAPVATPEVTLPVPSAEVPAPASASVPQPSPAVVPQPQASAPVSAQVAAAPVPQQPVAPAPAVSQPAATPSAPVVAPAPAAIVPAPAAPEPEAAPKKASWLSRLKQGLSRTGQSIGGIFVGVKVDENLFEELESALIMADAGLEATEKLLTALRARVKKERIEDPAKVKAALRQLLADHLRPLERAFDLKRAQPLVVMIAGVNGAGKTTSIGKLAHTFQRQGASVLLAAGDTFRAAAREQLIEWGSRNNVTVISQDGGDPAAVAFDSVNAGRARGMGVVMVDTAGRLPTQLHLMEELKKIRRVIGKADPAAPHEVLLVVDGNTGQNALAQIRAFDAAINLTGLVVTKLDGTAKGGTLAAVAAGSQGVRPIPVYWIGVGESLEDLQPFVADEFAGALLAD
- the rsmD gene encoding 16S rRNA (guanine(966)-N(2))-methyltransferase RsmD, which produces MGNKYIRIVGGQYRRTPIVVPDVETLRPTPDRVRETLFNWLNHLWGGEFADKQVLDLFAGSGALGFEAASRGVAHVQMVERDKTAASALRTLRDKLKADMIRIHVGDAMQVAERMDASRFDLILLDPPFGQGWLPRLWPILPGILAEGGLVYVEAESPIEPPEGFEILRQDKAGAVHYHLLEFAALRK
- the coaD gene encoding pantetheine-phosphate adenylyltransferase, producing MIIAVYPGTFDPLTRGHEDLVRRAATLFDKVVVGIAHSRNKKPFFSIDERVDIAREVLGHYPNVEVQSFGGLLKDFVRDQGGRVIVRGLRAVSDFEYEFQMAGMNRHLLPDVETLFMTPSDQYQFISGTIVREIAQLGGDVSKFVFPSVERWLQEKAKERREQSWPG
- a CDS encoding YfhL family 4Fe-4S dicluster ferredoxin; the protein is MALTITEECINCDVCEPQCPNDAISMGEDYYVIDPDRCTECVGHHDEPQCKVVCPVECIELHPQWKEGQEQLMAKYRRLTGAA
- a CDS encoding benzoate/H(+) symporter BenE family transporter, with the protein product MSDTAQPVFDPPATRPNARRDLSASAIAAGLVAVLVSFGGTAVLMVQAGHAAGLDAARIGSWIGSLSLVLGVGGAAYSLRTGLPIVMAWSTPGAALLVTALAGVPFPEAIGAFVLAAALTLACGLFGWIDPILRRIPGEVAAAMLAGVLLNFGMGIFTNVGKQPALVLAMCAAYLVCRRWAPRYAVLVVMAVAVAMAAGLGLIQFDQLDWHLTEFVWTTPVFSMQAAVSLGVPLFVVAMASQNLPGLAILQAAGYRPPASRLVAATGLLGLLAAPFGAHSVTLGAISAAICTGPEAHAEPSRRYIAAATYGVSYFALSIVAGAVAVFFQALPAALLAALAGLALLGTIMGGMAAAMANPQRREAALITLLATASGFSFWGIGSAFWGLVAGLLAHTVFEYRRKPAG